The sequence below is a genomic window from Colletotrichum destructivum chromosome 4, complete sequence.
AGTGTAGCGAGGAGAGTGACGCGGACCATTGTGTTGCGATTGTAAGTCTGAAGACGATTAAAGGAAGAGGCTGGTGTAGAAGTAAAATGCGACGCCAGGTCGATGAAGAGTACGAGTTTTACACTAAAAATCGATTgatgcttgcttgcttgcgtTCAAAGACTATAAAATATGCATCTCCAAAGATGGCAACATCGAAGGTACATATACTCTTCGAAGCAGTGCGCCTAGACTGTCACAGTTTCAAGAAGGTGGGTTGTGACCCCCCCGGTTGTCCGGGTTGATTCCAGGCTTCACCACCGTGACACCGGGCTGCGAGACGAGACCCAAAGAACCCGAGGTCGTGACCTGGGATACTTGAAACTCGCCTACAAAGACTCCACGAGGCTATTGTCAAATCATCGTGAGACTCACTCTGCGTAGTCGCCGGGACCCGCCGGAGTTCGGAGCATGGCATGTGTCATCCGAACGGCTAGATCGGTACGCTGCGGTTTGATCGTCGTCTGAACCATGTTTGGCCCATCGCCGAGTAATGCACAAGCCGTCACCAGGGGGTCGACATTCTACTATCTATATGTCGCTGCTGATCTTCTCTCCGTAGTCTGAATAATCGTTCAGGTATTGAGCGCCTTGTCTCATGGATCCATGGATTGACCACAACATATGCGATATCAACCTCCGTACTTGACCTAACTGAGTGGTTTTTCTTCTCAACGCCACAGAAGGCCAGCCATGCTGGATCTTGCTCACAGATGTATCGGAGGGGTGGAGTGAAACAGCACGGTACTATTAATATGGGAATAGAGCCACAGAAATGGAGCCAATCAATGGCTTTAGTAGGTGGTTAGCCATGTGATGTGAAGTTGCCTGCCCATACAATAAGGTTTCTTCGGGCTTCGTATCCCACCGGGTGCTGCTTAACGTCAATAAGCCTTCGTGGGGCGGAGAAGTTCGTTCAAGTCACCTAATAACCAGTCATATTGTGAGGACCCAAGCTAAAGTAGAAGAGGATTAATAATGGACTGAGTCTGACTGATGTTTCAAGCAGCACCAAGTTGTACGGCCTGGTTGGGGATATCGTCAAAGACCGATCAAAGACCGGTCGAAGACCGTTCAAAAGCCGGCCAATGACGGAATGGCCCAGCACGCAACTGTGATATAAGTATTTGGCAGTGCAAGCCTCCCAATCGTGTCTTTCTCTGTTCAAAAACCTGCTAATAACCGACTGAATTGTAATCGATCAACCCTGCAAACTTCCACCTTTTCAGAATGGtcaagctcgccgccgttgaagCCGCTCCGGTGTTCCTGAACAAGAGCGCCACGACCAAAAAGGTATGCGACCTaatcctcgaggccggctcCAAAGGCGCAGATGTCATTGGGTTCCCCGAATGTTTCATTTCCGGATACCCCGGCTGGCATGCGCTGATCTCTCCGACCAACCCGCTCGTGCAATCGCTCTCCCTGAGGCTCTTCGagtccgccgtcgaggtccccGGCCCGGAGGTCGACGCCATATCGGAAGCGTGCAAGAAGGCCAACATTTACGCCGTCGTGGGCATCAACGAACGCCGCGCCAACACCACGGGCACGCTGTTCAACACGCAGCTCATCTTCGGACGCGACGGGACACTCCTCCACAAGCATCAAAAGTACATCCCCACGGTTGGAGAGCGGCTGATCCACGCGCCCGGCCACACCGGCAGCAAGGCGTCGGCAACGACGGACTTCGGCGCCGTGAGCGGCTTGATCTGCGGCGAGAACGGAAACCCGCTCGCGCAGTACTCGCTGGGGCTGGATTACCCCTCCGTGCATGTGGCGTCCTGGCCGCACTTCTTCAGCATCGACCACGACATGAGCGACGCGATCGAGGTTGCAGGCAAggccgtcgccttctcggTGGGCGCGTTCGTCATCAACTCGGCAGGCCTTGTGGGAgacgaggagctggaagCATACGGGACCGAGGGGGAGGTCCGGGACTTTCTGCTGGGcgagagaaggaagaggagggctACAATCTACGGgcccggcggcttcgtcgttGCAGGCCCGCTCGAGGAGGGTTCGGACAAGGAGATTCTGTATGCCGATGTCGATCTGCAGGTTGTCAAAGCGGTCAAGTTCCCATTCGACTATGCCGGGCATTACCAAAGGCCGGCGATTTTTGCGCATCACTTCAAGACGTACCTCGACAGTCCTGAACTGTAATGTGTTAAGTAGTCGATGGGGCTTAGCAGTTGTCATTTCCATTCACACCAACACCATATGCAGCCACTCACCAAGACTTTCTTCGTTCGTTTACCATAGGTATAATTAGTCTTGCACAACCTACTGTCTACAAGAAAGTCGCCCGGAAACAGGCTGTAGTTGGACATATTGGCTTCATGTCGAGTTATGCACACAGAAACGCAAGGGACCGACTTCCTGTTATGTATAGGAAGCTGCTGATCCTCTATTCTTAGTCTACTATAGCTCAAATATTGAGAGCTTTATCCCAAGAGTAAACAGCATCATGTTGCAGTGTCGACCTCGGGTGGGCGGACTGGTTGCTATTGGTTCAGATTCCTCCCTGGCGCACCTCAAACCACCACAAAACAGACGACTCAAGACCCCCGTTTCCCGGACTGGTCAGGTTGCAGCCGAACAACTCGCATTACTCTCGGCTCTTCCGACACTCGCCAGCCCGCCATTCTTATCCAACAGGACCGAGTACTCATGTAGACTGTTGCCAAGTTTCCGCATTATTGGCCAGGCGCTGTTGCAGCTTTCAAACATCTTGGCGAAGAGCTTGATGACCATGCCACCGAGAATCCCTAGAGACTGCGGCGTGTCTCCCTGGCTGTTGAAGTCATGGCCCTCAAACTCATCAAGTGAAGCCACGGCCTCGTTGACAATACAATCTATCCACCGTATGATTTGCCGTTCATTTGCTGAGAGTCTCATTTAGCGTTTGAGTCTGCCTTGGAAAGAAAAGCACACTACATTACTTACCGTCTAGCCTACTCGACTCGTGGTCTGCGGCCAGCATGAACAGCCACTTGCTCAGGAAGATGGCTGCCTCAAAGGAACAAAAGCTGTGTTGCAAACTCCAGAAGAAGGCCTGGCAGCCCGCGAGATAGTCGATGCCGAGTTGCACCGGGATGTTCAGCGCATGAACCGCGTGTAACAGTGCATACACAAGCTGGGGCCCACGGCCCGGCGGCTTCGCGTCCCAcgcgtcgtcggcgatgcTTTTTGCGCTGCCGAAGCACGCGTTCTGCTGTGTCCTACAGGTGAAGTACAACCGGACGTGAGCCAGCCCCAGCAGAGACGTCGCCGTCCACGAGAGGGACCCCTTTGTGTTCTTGACGTCCAAGACGGACTCGGGGGCCCTGCGCCACTGCTCGCGCCACCGATGCAGCGAGAGCTCGAACCTGGCGCCGTCTTCAGGAGACAGCCTCTGGGCGTGGCGGTCGAGGCAGAGCTGCTTCGCCATCATGAGCCGTTGCAGCAGAGCGTGCATAAGAACGAAGTTACCGAACGGCGAAGTGACGGGCCCATCTTCCGAGTGTGCGGACGGCTGGACCAAATCGAGAAAGGCTTTCTGGAAACGGGCCAGCGCCGGTCCCTTGGCCCGGGCCCGTATCCATTTCGACGGACAGCTGGCCAGCCACTCATCGCAAGTCACCGGCAAGCGGAGATCGAGCTCGTTTGCGAGCAGGATGGGCGGCACGCCGAAGACCAGGCTCTGGAGGTTCAGGAAGCAGAA
It includes:
- a CDS encoding Putative nitrilase/cyanide hydratase, carbon-nitrogen hydrolase, producing the protein MVKLAAVEAAPVFLNKSATTKKVCDLILEAGSKGADVIGFPECFISGYPGWHALISPTNPLVQSLSLRLFESAVEVPGPEVDAISEACKKANIYAVVGINERRANTTGTLFNTQLIFGRDGTLLHKHQKYIPTVGERLIHAPGHTGSKASATTDFGAVSGLICGENGNPLAQYSLGLDYPSVHVASWPHFFSIDHDMSDAIEVAGKAVAFSVGAFVINSAGLVGDEELEAYGTEGEVRDFLLGERRKRRATIYGPGGFVVAGPLEEGSDKEILYADVDLQVVKAVKFPFDYAGHYQRPAIFAHHFKTYLDSPEL